One Synechococcales cyanobacterium T60_A2020_003 genomic window, ACGCGAATCTGGGGCAACCCAGAGGAGAAGCCCGCGCCGTACTGCCTAAGCGGTCGGCGTCGGGAGCATGTCACAAATGCGCGGCCAATTCCATCACTTGTCTCATCCTAGCTCGATTCTAGATAACCTTATCTTATCTAGAATCAAAAATTAAAGGCGCGCGACGATCGCGCAGATGGCAGGTGTTACCGATCGCACCTGGTTCCAATTTTCAATTTCTATTCGAAATCAAGATGAACAGCTGTAGTGCGATACGCCACCAACGCCAGAAAACGCGCTCGGTCTGAGACGATAGTATTTATCTTCGATATCTTGTGATTGCTCATCATAGGGATGGCTAAACACTGCTTGCAACTCTTTAATTAAGCTGTAGTCACCCTGCATGGCTTGTTGATAGGCAGGGATAACCAACCACTCTCGCCATGTGTATTTGGGATTAGTCTGTTTCATCTTGCTTGATATCGCCGCCGGATTGCCGTCGTTAATCAGGCTATGCCAGCTTTTTAGCCAAGTTTGCCATTGTTCATCGAGCTGTGGTGACGTTTTAGCATAAAAGCTCTTTTGCAAGGCTGAAACATCGTCTGGTATGTGGGATAATTCGCGGAAGAGCATGGTGTAATCCACATCTGAGTCGGCCATTAGCTGCATTAGTTGCTTAAATAGCTCTGGGTCAAATTCAGTCAGGCCCAGTTTGGCCGCCCACATTGTTTGGAGTTGTTTTTGCATGGCTTCTGCAAAGCCACGGCCGACTTGGTCAAACTGTTCTAACGCTTCAGCAGCATCTGCCAGTAACGGTCTCACAGCTTTCCAAAACATATAGTAATTCGCTTCTGCTGCCTTGGGCTGATTGAAAAACGCAAAGTGATCGCCGCCGCCAGTCCAAGGTTGAAACCAAGGGTCAAAAATTTCACAAAACCCAAGGGGGCCATAGTCGAGCGTAAAGCCACCAGCGGCGCAGTTGTCACTATTGAAATTACCCTGGCAATAGCCAACCCGTAGCCAATTGGCGACTAGTGAAGTAAGCCGCTGGCGAAATTGCTGTGCCAACTCAACCAATTGATCGGCAAAACTTAGGGGTTGATTAATGTCACTTTTGTATTCTCGCTCAATCAAATGCGACACAATCATGCGCAACTCCTCTAATGCGTTTGGATGAGCATTACTTCGGGCACGGCGGGCAAATAGCTCGATCTGACCAACGCGCAAGAAGGAAGGTGCAACGCGAGTTGAAATCGCGACCGGATTTTCTACCCAAATATCCGGTTCAAAGGAGTGGGAGTCTTGCGAATACCAAGGCCGAGTAACGGTCTCGGATTTAGACACATACAGGGTCAAAGCGCGGGATGTTGGCACGCCTAACGCATACATATATTCTTGCGCGAGAAACTCACGCACACTTGAGCGTAAGACCGCGCGCCCGTCGCCGCCCCGGCAATAGGGCGTGGGGCCACTGCCTTTCAATTGCATTTCCCAGCGCTGGCCATTGATGATTCCTTCAAATACCGATATCGCCCGACCATCGCCATACCCATTACCCGTACGGAATGGACAATTTTGGATATATTCGGTGCCATAAATCGACAGTGCATACCCCGTTGCCCAGCCAACTTGACGCATCGGTGCGTGGACCGCAGACAGATCACCCGAAAAGACCTGGCGAAATTTGTCATCAAGCGCCAGCCCGTCGCTCAACTCAAGTTCCTGAAAGAAAGTACTGCTATGGGTTACATATTCTGGTTCTGCAAGTGGCGTAGGTGTCACAGGTACAAAATGACCCGAAAAGACCTGGCGGGCACGGTGATCATCCCCATCGATCGTGGCATCAGGGTCAGCATTTAAGGTATCCATCAGGGAATAATCCGCCAATCGTACAAAGTCATCGAAGGTCGTGACGCACGGCTCAGCAGATGGTTTAGCTGGACATGACATTGTTTCTAGCACCCGTATGACTGGGAAGATTCAGGTTTAGAGGACTTTGCTGAGGCTAGCATACTCAAGAATGCTGTTGGCGAATGTGCTTCATAAATGACAAACGTTACAGGGAGCGGGCTTCTGACTGGCGGACGACCTAGCTAGTCTGGCTCGACCCCTAACTCTCGCAATTTAGCGATCAATCTTTCGTTCTGCTGTTGCGCAGCTTCGGCCCGTTGGCTCTCGGCTTCCGCTGACTCTTCGGGAGTTGGCACCAGAACACCCTCGGGGGTGAAAAACCGCAGCTTCCTCTCATGTACTCCTAAAAACAACCCTAACTGCTGACTCCATAGATGACCGGCTTCATTCGCCTCCAGGGCAACATACGCCCCATCCAACAGATGAAATCCTTGCAATTCGAGGCTGTGCGGGTCAAACCAAAAGTAGTCGGGGGTGCGAAATACATTGGCATACAGCGTTTTCTTCAGTCCTCGATCGACTGCGGCGGTTGAGTCGGACAGTAATTCGATGATGATGTGCGGATATTGACCATTCTCTTCCCAGACGGTCCAACTCCGGCGCTCACGTTTCTCTGCGCCTAAGACGACAAAGAAGTCGGGGCCGCGAAAGTCTTCTGATTTTTTCTGGCGGGGACTGTAGTAAATCGTCAGATTGCCAGCGGCAAAGTAGTCATTCCGGTCTTTCCAGAACCAGTTGAGGCAGGTTAAGAGCAGCATCAGCTGCTGCAGGTGGAGGGAACTTTCCAAGGGCGGTTCATCACTATATAAATCACCTGGCGGGAAGACAACCATGTCGGGGGAAACCGCATCGATCGGTTGCCCATCGACGCGATCGACATTGTCCGATTTCAGTTGCGTTGATGCGGCGGCGACTACGGACATGGAGTATCCCTCTCGGCTGGCCAATTTCTTCCTATTGTAATCAT contains:
- a CDS encoding YdiU family protein, translating into MSCPAKPSAEPCVTTFDDFVRLADYSLMDTLNADPDATIDGDDHRARQVFSGHFVPVTPTPLAEPEYVTHSSTFFQELELSDGLALDDKFRQVFSGDLSAVHAPMRQVGWATGYALSIYGTEYIQNCPFRTGNGYGDGRAISVFEGIINGQRWEMQLKGSGPTPYCRGGDGRAVLRSSVREFLAQEYMYALGVPTSRALTLYVSKSETVTRPWYSQDSHSFEPDIWVENPVAISTRVAPSFLRVGQIELFARRARSNAHPNALEELRMIVSHLIEREYKSDINQPLSFADQLVELAQQFRQRLTSLVANWLRVGYCQGNFNSDNCAAGGFTLDYGPLGFCEIFDPWFQPWTGGGDHFAFFNQPKAAEANYYMFWKAVRPLLADAAEALEQFDQVGRGFAEAMQKQLQTMWAAKLGLTEFDPELFKQLMQLMADSDVDYTMLFRELSHIPDDVSALQKSFYAKTSPQLDEQWQTWLKSWHSLINDGNPAAISSKMKQTNPKYTWREWLVIPAYQQAMQGDYSLIKELQAVFSHPYDEQSQDIEDKYYRLRPSAFSGVGGVSHYSCSS
- a CDS encoding Uma2 family endonuclease; its protein translation is MVVFPPGDLYSDEPPLESSLHLQQLMLLLTCLNWFWKDRNDYFAAGNLTIYYSPRQKKSEDFRGPDFFVVLGAEKRERRSWTVWEENGQYPHIIIELLSDSTAAVDRGLKKTLYANVFRTPDYFWFDPHSLELQGFHLLDGAYVALEANEAGHLWSQQLGLFLGVHERKLRFFTPEGVLVPTPEESAEAESQRAEAAQQQNERLIAKLRELGVEPD